In Rhizobium oryzihabitans, one DNA window encodes the following:
- a CDS encoding dual specificity protein phosphatase family protein, translating into MPQPKKTLSREQETGELPKLSRIYERHPLYGVDLFISGKEGASDLKLLRDNGITTVVNCAVNLDFNFVEQPQIVSDHEGSVYGPGEIRYYKIGLIDGDGNPDTQMVAAHYILRAALEQILPDKPSYPRRERGNVLINCRGGRSRSVAVVALFLHLTLPVEFPTLDDAISFVRVKRELPENEWYKAPKPVLADAARRAAGWITMIDAAH; encoded by the coding sequence ATGCCGCAACCGAAAAAGACCCTATCCCGAGAACAGGAAACCGGCGAGTTGCCGAAGCTCAGTCGCATCTATGAGCGGCATCCGCTTTATGGCGTCGATCTCTTCATCTCGGGCAAGGAAGGCGCCAGTGATCTCAAGCTTCTGCGCGATAACGGCATCACCACTGTCGTCAATTGCGCCGTCAATCTGGATTTCAATTTCGTGGAACAGCCGCAGATCGTTTCCGATCATGAAGGCAGTGTCTATGGGCCGGGTGAAATCCGCTATTACAAGATCGGCCTGATCGACGGCGATGGAAATCCCGATACCCAGATGGTTGCGGCCCATTACATCCTGCGGGCGGCGCTGGAACAGATTCTGCCGGACAAGCCGTCTTATCCCCGGCGGGAGCGCGGCAACGTGCTGATCAATTGCCGCGGCGGCCGTTCGCGCTCCGTCGCCGTCGTTGCGCTCTTTCTGCACCTGACGCTGCCGGTGGAATTCCCGACGCTCGACGATGCCATCAGCTTCGTTCGCGTGAAGCGCGAATTGCCGGAAAACGAATGGTACAAGGCGCCGAAGCCCGTGCTTGCGGATGCCGCCCGCCGTGCCGCCGGGTGGATTACCATGATCGATGCCGCGCATTGA